One genomic segment of Gasterosteus aculeatus chromosome 6, fGasAcu3.hap1.1, whole genome shotgun sequence includes these proteins:
- the polr1b gene encoding DNA-directed RNA polymerase I subunit RPA2 gives MDSSLKWENLPTAPSLKNLTEAGFGVLKESQHAAVQDLTKAHIDSFDHAVTEGLSRAVQAIPPLEFTFREDRLTITFVEAAIYTPMVAKGNICKELKVFPAECRGRRCTYKGKVVADISWSVNGVPKGIIKQSLGQVPIMVKSKLCNLHGLSPKELVEHHEEAEEMGGYFIVNGNEKVIRMLIMPRRNYPIAMSRPKWKTRGQGYTQYGISMHCVKEEHTAINMNLHYLENGTVMLNFIYQKELFFLPLGFALKALVDFTDFQIYQELIKGREDNSFYKSCASEMLRVVMEEGCITRSKVLNYLGERFRVKLNLPEWYTNEQCAKFLIEECVCIHLKSDTEKFYLLCMITRKLFTYAKQECMEENLDSITFQEVLTPGKFYLMFMKERLAAWLSSVKLSFEKRGKRLKGSINHEFVMKMFNMCTDISKSFEYLLATGNLVSKTGLGIMQNTGFCVVADKLNFIRYLSHFRCVHRGAAFAKMRTTSVRKLLPESWGFLCPVHTPDGEPCGLMNHMTAICEIVTASMATTTLTALLCSLGVTPVDGTPGQAFSECYPVVLNGEVVGWVETELAQGVVDSLRRFKVLREKRIPPWTEIVLVPKTGKASLYPGLYLFTTPCRMVRPVRNLALGKQELIGTFEQLYVNVGIAEDEIEPGVTTHQELFPHSMLSVVASFIPYSDHNQSPRNMYQCQMSKQTMGFPLHSFKERSDNKLYRLQTPQSPLVRPYTYDHYNLDNYPSGTNAIVAVISYTGYDMEDAMIVNKSSWERGFAHGSIYKTELVDLADKVRGDDSVVFGTTPGDPKVNGQLDDDGLPHIGTTLKYGDPFYSYINLNTGQSFVTYYKNQEACVVDNVKVCSSDNGLGRFKRVCITMRVPRNPTIGDKFASRHGQKGILSRLWPAEDMPFTESGMSPDILFNPHGFPSRMTIGMLIESMAGKSGALHGLSHDATPFTFSEENRALEYFGKMLRAGGYNYYGTERLYSGVSGQELEADIFIGVVYYQRLRHMVSDKFQVRTTGARDKVTNQPVGGRNVQGGIRFGEMERDALLAHGSSFLLHDRLFNCSDRSVTQVCVDCGSLLSPLLEKPPPYWSAMRHRKTVCVLCGKSDSVDSVSVPYVFRYFVAELAAMNIKVKLDIK, from the exons ATGGACTCCTCGCTGAAGTGGGAGAATTTGCCCACCGCGCCGAGTCTAAAGAACTTGACAGAGGCGGGATTCGGTGTCCTGAAGGAGTCTCAGCACGCTGCTGTTCAGGACTTGACCAAAGCGCACATCGACTCGTTTGACCACGCCGTCACCGAAGGGCTCAGCCGCGCCGTGCAG GCCATTCCTCCCTTGGAGTTCACCTTCAGGGAGGACCGGTTGACTATCACGTTTGTTGAGGCCGCCATCTACACCCCGATGGTCGCCAAAGGGAACATCTGCAAGGAGCTGAAGGTGTTTCCAGCAGAGTGCAGGGGAAGGAGATGCACATACAAAGGGAAGGTGGTG GCCGATATCAGCTGGTCAGTCAATGGAGTCCCCAAAGGCATCATCAAACAGTCCCTGGGTCAGGTGCCAATCATGGTCAAGTCCAAGCTATGTAACCTGCACGGCTTGTCCCCCAAAGAGCTCGTGGAGCACCACGAAGAGGCAGAG GAAATGGGAGGCTATTTCATTGTGAATGGAAATGAGAAGGTCATCCGTATGCTGATTATGCCAAGGAGGAACTATCCCATTGCTATGTCGAGACCAAAGTGGAAGACCAGGGGCCAAGGATACACTCAGTATG GTATTTCCATGCACTGCGTGAAGGAAGAACACACCGCCATTAACATGAATCTACATTATTTGGAAAACGGCACTGTGATGCTGAACTTCATCTACCAAAAagagctcttcttcctcccactCGGCTTTGCACTTAAG GCCCTGGTGGACTTCACAGATTTTCAAATATACCAGGAACTGATCAAGGGCCGCGAGGATAATTCCTTCTATAAAAGCTGTGCGTCTGAGATGCTGCGCGTTGTCATGGAGGAGGGCTGCATCACCCGCAGCAAGGTGCTAAATTACCTGGGAGAGCGTTTCCGGGTTAAGCTGAACCTTCCTGAGTGGTACACAAACGAGCAGTGCGCCAAGTTCCTGATCGA GGAGTGCGTCTGCATCCACCTAAAGTCGGACACGGAGAAGTTCTACCTGCTGTGTATGATTACCAGGAAACTCTTCACGTATGCCAAGCAGGAGTGTATGGAGGAGAACCTCGACAGCATCACGTTTCAGGAAGTGCTCACTCCGGGCAAATTCTATCTCATGTTTATGAAG GAGAGATTGGCGGCCTGGTTGTCGTCTGTGAAGCTGTCCTTTGAAAAGAGAGGCAAAAGGCTGAAGGGCTCAATAAACCATGAGTTTGTGATGAAGATGTTCAACATGTGCACTGATATCAGCAAATCCTTCGAATATCTGCTGGCCACAGGGAACCTCGTCTCCAAGACCG GCCTTGGAATAATGCAGAACACCGGCTTTTGTGTTGTGGCTGACAAGCTCAACTTCATCCGCTACCTGTCCCACTTCCGCTGTGTGCACAGAGGGGCAGCGTTCGCCAAGATGAGGACCACTTCTGTCCGCAAGCTGCTGCCCGAGTCCTGGGGCTTCCTGTGTCCCGTGCACACTCCAGATGGGGAGCCCTGTGGACTCATGAACCACATGACGGCCATCTGTGAGATCGTGACAGCGTCCATGGCCACCACGACGCTGACTGCGTTGCTGTGTTCTCTTG GTGTTACTCCAGTGGACGGGACCCCTGGCCAAGCCTTTTCAGAGTGCTACCCGGTGGTCCTGAACGGGGAAGTCGTGGGCTGGGTGGAGACTGAATTGGCCCAAGGTGTGGTCGACTCGCTGCGCAGGTTCAAG GTGCTACGAGAGAAGAGGATCCCTCCCTGGACGGAGATTGTGCTGGTTCCTAAAACGGGCAAGGCCAGCCTGTACCCAGGATTGTACCTCTTCACAACCCCCTGCCGTATGGTGCGACCCGTACGCAACCTGGCTCTTGGCAAGCAAGAGTTGATCGGCACCTTTGAGCAA CTTTACGTCAATGTGGGCATCGCTGAGGATGAGATCGAACCAGGGGTGACCACTCACCAGGAGCTCTTCCCGCACAGCATGCTCAGCGTGGTGGCGAGCTTCATCCCCTATTCTGACCACAACCAGAGTCCTAGGAACATGTACCAGTGTCAGATGA GTAAGCAGACTATGGGTTTCCCCCTGCACTCATTCAAGGAACGCTCGGATAACAAGCTGTACCGCCTGCAGACCCCTCAGAGCCCGCTGGTCAGGCCCTACACCTACGACCACTACAACCTGGACAACTACCCCAGCGGCACAAACGCCATCGTGGCCGTTATATCCTACACAGGCTACGACATGGAAGATGCTATG ATTGTGAACAAGTCATCGTGGGAGAGAGGCTTTGCCCACGGCAGCATCTACAAGACTGAGCTGGTTGACTTGGCAGACAAAGTGAGGGGAGACGACAGCGTGGTGTTTGGGACCACGCCCGGGGACCCCAAAGTAAATGGACAACTGGACGATGATGGACTTCCGCACATTGGAACAACACTTAAGTACGGAGACCCGTTCTACAGCTACATCAACCTGAACACAGGCCAGTCCTTTGTCACCTACTACAA GAACCAGGAGGCCTGCGTTGTGGACAACGTAAAGGTCTGCAGCAGCGACAACGGCCTCGGCCGCTTTAAGCGCGTGTGCATCACCATGCGAGTGCCACGAAACCCCACCATCGGGGACAAGTTCGCCAGCCGCCACGGCCAGAAGGGCATCCTGAGTCGCCTGTGGCCGGCCGAGGACATGCCCTTCACAGAGAGCGGCATGTCTCCCGACATCCTGTTCAACCCGCACGGCTTCCCCTCCCGCATGACCATCGGGATGCTGATCGAGAGCATGGCCGGCAAGTCGGGCGCCCTCCACGGCCTGAGCCACGACGCCACGCCCTTCACCTTCTCCGAGGAGAACCGCGCGCTCGAGTACTTTGGCAAAATGCTCCGGGCGGGAGGATACAACTACTACGGCACGGAGCGGCTCTACAGCGGAGTGAGCGGCCAGGAGCTGGAGGCCGACATCTTCATCGGCGTGGTCTACTACCAGCGGCTGCGTCACATGGTCTCCGACAAGTTCCAGGTGAGAACGACCGGCGCGAGGGACAAGGTGACCAACCAGCCAGTAGGCGGGAGGAACGTTCAGGGAGGGATCCGTTTCGGCGAGATGGAGCGCGACGCCCTGCTGGCCCACGGCTCGTCCTTCCTGCTGCACGATCGCCTCTTCAACTGCTCCGACCGGTCGGTGACTCAGGTGTGCGTGGACTGCGGCAGCCTGCTCTCGCCCCTGCTGGAGAAACCGCCGCCCTACTGGTCGGCCATGCGCCACCGCAAGACGGTCTGCGTGCTGTGCGGGAAAAGCGACTCAGTGGACTCTGTGTCAGTTCCTTACGTCTTCCGCTACTTTGTGGCCGAGCTCGCGGCAATGAACATCAAAGTCAAATTGGACATAAAGTGA
- the nanp gene encoding N-acylneuraminate-9-phosphatase — protein sequence MDGQAVKAILFDLDNTLIETSRAGGMAITKTSELLKTSLGVDDITVSSICDKFKQKLFQETFDPSAGRSIDEVRVGHWEESILEAAGSRCPPHSLASQCYYLWKSSRLEFLSLSPEIRALLRELRGRYKLLLLTNGEAQTQREKVEAVGCDEIFDAIVVGGEHAEQKPLLSIFTLCFNMLQVEARDCVMVGDSLDTDIQGGFDAKVRATVWISSAAAALPDGSVTPDYTIPTVLHLPDVLQRLR from the exons ATGGACGGTCAGGCCGTGAAGGCGATACTGTTCGACCTGGACAACACGCTCATTGAGACGAGTCGGGCGGGAGGAATGGCGATCACAAAG ACCAGTGAACTTTTGAAGACTTCGCTGGGCGTAGACGACATCACCGTCAGCAGTATTTGTGACAAGTTCAAGCAGAAGCTTTTCCAGgagacctttgacccctcgGCCGGCAGATCTATTGATGAGGTCCGCGTGGGTCACTGGGAGGAGAGCATCCTGGAGGCTGCGGGCAGTCGTTGCCCCCCACACTCGCTGGCTTCTCAGTGCTACTACCTGTGGAAAAGCAGCCGCCTGGAGTTCCTCAGTCTTTCCCCTGAGATCCGCGCCCTCCTGAGGGAGCTGCGCGGCCGatacaagctgctgctgctgaccaaCGGGGAGGCTCAGACTCagagggagaaggtggaggcagTCGGATGTGACGAGATCTTCGACGCCATCGTGGTTGGGGGAGAACACGCCGAGCAGAAACCGCTCCTCTCCATCTTCACGTTGTGTTTCAACATGCTCCAGGTGGAGGCCCGGGACTGTGTTATGGTGGGAGACTCTCTGGACACGGATATTCAGGGGGGCTTCGACGCCAAAGTACGGGCGACGGTCTGGATCAGCAGTGCAGCAGCTGCTTTGCCAGATGGTTCGGTGACACCGGACTACACCATCCCCACTGTGCTCCACCTGCCAGATGTCTTGCAACGACTGCGATGA